The Humulus lupulus chromosome 7, drHumLupu1.1, whole genome shotgun sequence region CTGTTGGCAGCAGCATTGGTATtacgcgttccccttcttcgaactggaggggcttcgttagtctcgCTGGCGGCGCTAGAGGCATTGATGgtcgtgcgtgcagaccttctgagcgacatcttcagcaaagttctaacagtcgagaaaaacatgttagaacttaccctaataggttctaaggcaaaacttagtctaaacagacataactcggacctatcagttatgatttcttatgaaaaattacgtaagccttctttatagctagggtgtgtttctatacttagaaaatttagccatctttattattttctaagtctgtttctaaccatcctatacgactaaattctcaggctcaaaactcgtcGTTTTTCCAAAGTtgaccatattgagggagggatgggattagtaaaatcattcccactactatggccccctaaactctcaatacagaactcggtccattgatttgtatccaccctcactgaacttagtcattatttattgaatttattatttattatgattggaaaagaaaatcaaactcatacatgtcattcaaaaataacgatttatttatttggaaaaaggttttcactaaatgcaatcataaaaataaaataaataaataaactaaactaaactaaaaataactagggtaaatctaaaaatcaggatcttctacatctgacccttcatctagcatatcatcatctatttcttcataatcatcattatcttgagcctcaaaactacctcgaGGAATATTTatcaagatattatgcttttgttaatttgtgaattgaaattcaaacatagaggtgaaccttagtataagaaaataatatctcttgGCTACCAATAAATCATCCGCAttatctatagtctcccataattcttctaatgttgaaattacagaaggaaaatctttaaaaagcctaattactaggacatattgttccatagctctcatcaCAATTTTCTTAgtagtttggaggtgaactatccccttgtgaaataggatcaatctttgagtgattctttctaacactcctattgtattccttggctctctaatccgtttcaatgccttaatggctcggatatcatgataggttAAGACTCCATCcattttaactgaaaacataatggctaaaatgttagctattaacataaacataataaccataatataaacacttacattggcagttagatccggagcttgtgcgtgtgtatcaaggagaacttcgtGCATATGAATTGTCTCTCTGATaacaattgtaatgccccgactaattctagaccttggaccattaaaaactactaaacataactactattttggaatacatacatacataaaaaattaaaacttaattaaaaatccaaaatacagtacgaaatacaaaattaggtatgggtacccattgtttagtacataaaacataaaacacaaactttaatcaatcgtttaaataccaagtgcgaaaatacataaaacataaattaaaaagactttaaacaacgtcatcctcaatcttcccgcagtccattcaatccatccatctcCAATACACATGTCAAGCTGCCACGAACCTGTCttgccttccaagttcattttcttgcaccatctaaaataaaaggaatgagcctaatgcccagcaaggaaaatctactaaaaacatatatcataaatcataagactatatcataaaacatatactataaaacatatgacgtaaaaacgtatatcatataggccattaactcattactgtagcatgtgataaaaccctctaggtcctcagtcttctaatcgaggtaggttagatcacaaaacaGTATaagataacccatctaggtcatctgtctactaatcgaggtacggtaaatcataactcaaatgcacgataatgataaaaatcttggggtttgctatctaagcaattataagccccaagtgactacaaaacatatttatgcatatatacattacacatatcatagcatataaacatatcataacacatcatataaacacatataatttaacctatttttcttaccaaaaattgggatattggagacaagaatgggattggaacactcctaaaaccaacagtaaaaaccatgagtttctaaaatAAGAGataaaaaagagaactaaaccattaagATAGAACCTTAcacaaaaaccttaagtttcaaggaacttaaatacctaaccaaaagtcataataatgagttaggatctgaaagaaaattggaagaaaataaaagaactataatggattaaacctgaggataagaataccttggatgatctAGAActctgatctacacctcgataccgaaaagtCACGCTATctaacttcccaagtgtttagaaaagcttagattggaaaagcttttaacccaaaacccaagtgttttctctctaaagtAATCTTAGCAtcttggaggctctaaagaatgcttgaatgatgagtaaaatggctgagtactaggtcctatttatagagttaaaggagtgaaactaaccccttttaaaaagaatatataaatgaaaaataattaaaaatatttgaattttcgtttcaacagatgcccagaactcagtcaaaaacgttcaagagcaagtccaagtggttgggggctgtttctaatttaaatccacaaattttcaaaaatggctccaggagctgatatatcgcctaccctaggcgatatattgcccctacctATGTCGCGTGCTTTCgtttgtgcaaagtcgacgtgttttctgtatcttccataggcgatatatcggtcccgatagctgcgatatatcggtatacgttgatatatcaaacacgtttttgcactctttcagcatattttgaattttttttaaacagctttgactgagtaaaacgtgatcctaacaactgctgcaaggttttagagcttctagattcatcctttattaaattattcatccaaaatgcttaaatccttaataaacatgcttgtgacaagtgtcacattcttattaattctatctaaaccttaggttataataaataatatttctaggaccagatatattaatcaaaccttatgttataattaatatttctaaactataggttaaacttataaaatccataactatttctatgagtttctaactaaatcccggcttgaaccgatatccacgaaaactaacatactacaagctactactagctactactcttactatctagctaagtaaaattctgagacactacaattcAAGAGcaataatgatgctaataagcattttttgaCATGAATAGGCAAATAGCAATGCACATaagcaatttttttttacatttaacggtgctaataagcatctccTGGCATCCATGAACATATAGCAGCGCTAATAAGTGTTTCTGACAATTAAGAGCAATAATGATGCTTATAAGCAATCCTACAGCATTTACGAGCCATtattgtgctaataagcacatctttaacatgcatacagcagtcaagggccaaacCCTATTAGAATAGCTCATGCTTTCTATTTAAACAAGCAGGTAAGACATAAATATTTCATTTAAGCAATtgcacacataactatattaagaGTTAtcgaaccctaagtcgagcttgtctttagcagcgagtgtacatgcccagtccatcatcaggaacccttaaaccttggcgactctgataccaagttgtaacaccctgctaaTTAAGGTATATTACCACGCGTGTTTAAATTAGTCcaagactcgctaaacgagtcatttggactaaaacatgtgattaagccattAAGGGTTCACGTATTTAAAATCTTGGCCaaggaataaacatttccattaaaataaaactttagtctttacacgagatcccaaaatacaagtttaaaaatttgtttacaactcataaattacaaaataagtcgacctaagcagcaaaacagggtccaaccctagttcccctgtgatacctcggtcgtggcagtcgagccaactgcatatgtacacatcgcccctaacgctctccaactcatggctggccaagcttctccttacccttacctgcaccacaaagcaccagtgagccaaatgactcaacaagaaaacatattaacaaATTCAGATAATCAAGAGAATATAAAAGTATGCTTAatagtaataactgaaaccaagCATACAAATTTTACgagtaagtgaccatagggtcacacaagtgcgtgttgcacttccatttattcatatggcatctgagccagtcaagtgcatgatgcacttccagggtggcctagccataacgtcTTGTGCTCAACACGCATAATTTCGATCACGACTTATAAGTCAGGCCTTGCAAACCCTCAACTCATAAGTCAAACCTTgtgaaccctcgacttataagttgagccttgtaaaccctcgacttataaggcAAGCCTTGTAGTCCCTTGACTTATAAGCAggccttgtaaaccctcgacttataagtcgagccttttaacccctcggcttataagtcgagtccCTTTTTAATCAAATATACCCTCGACTAGCAGGCCGAGCTTTTGGTTAGGTGCAATAGGCAGActcctgacttataagtcgagcctcccAATCGAGAtcaaacatacatataatacattcatcagACACAGATACAACCCATTACAATGTACTTACACAAgtatacacatgcataattataatcatgctcattagctgggcccgagccctaatcatgtttacatttaacagttgggccaagccccaatcatgcaTCTCACGCATCGGGTGCATTTTCTTACCTCGTGCCAATAATGAAACGACCTCGAGCGTTAATCTAGACTTGAGCCTGGcggaaacctagtcacaacacaaatatatGTTTACCAGGACTTAACCTTAGAACCCGAGTTCCAAACTAAACTCTATCTCTTAAAATGGGGCGTTAAAattgtcccccgagcccccaagcgagCTTTCAAATCAAATTCCCGAGCCCCCAGGCCTAGCCCTACAAATCAGCACACTGGCATTTCGTGGCCCCTAGTGTTGTTGCGCCTGCCCTTGGCACGATCGCGCCCACATAAAAATTGGGGCCATTGGCGTGGTCGCGCCCCTCAACTCAAGCACCTAAATTGGATTCCAATTTACCcttttctgggacactagcgcaGTCGTGCCTGACCTAGAGCGGTCGCGCTAGGTCGCCAGAAACTAAAAATCTGCCCATAACGTAAGTGGTCTTCCCCAAATTCCATCCTTGCAATTTCCAGCAATTTCAATCCTCCAATCCGACCCAACACAATGTTTTTAATAGAATTCCAGCCATAAAAACAACACAGTAGGCCTAGGCAACAAAACCCACTACTCAAACTGCCACAAACACCCATAGACACTTAACTAGGACTCAAAAAccataaaaactcaagaacaccatttGAATATCAAAATAGGGAAATCTCACCTCTGATTTCGAATCCTTTGAGTTTGATGATGGCCCTAGCAATCTCTAAATCCAGTCTTTAGTTGCTACTCCAAAAATTTGGCTCCAATCTTCACCAAGATTTGACTTCCACACTTGATCTCTAGGCACACTCTTCTCAAGATTCCAAAGGCTCCCAAAACTCAATATCAAAGTCTTGAACGTGTGAGCCTAAGTGTAGCTACCCATTGCTATCtaatgtggtcaaatgaccaccaTACCCCTTGCCCCTTTTTACCTTAATGGTTACCCTCAAGGGCAATTAGTCATTTGGCATAATTCCTGCTAACCTCAAATCATCTCATACAATCTCAAATAATCTATCAAACCAATGCTCATcaattaattctcattactttaTAATTCTCGgcaatttaccaaattaccaaaatacccctaagctcaccccaagttgggtattttaccccgttatgactttttcctctaactagctccctaggatcgtctcgtgcccggtaactcaaatatatctacataataacgTGGTCACAATTATGTATCacacatatttataattataccctcaacgggtcaaaattacaaaaatttccttctaataagaaacggacccacatgcatatttaatacacttaaacatgcaagcataatcatatcataatataattcacataataacatgttCATGACACATAAGcatctaattaattcaattattaccttctgaccccctaatccaggcactaagccatatgagggaaattggggcgttacaaataatAGGGaacatgcatctagatttaaattcttaTATACTATTGGAAGGGGATGGGCTATTAATTTTTCCAATTTTCTTGGGTTATTATTTTATGGTTTTGTATTGAGATTTTGAGTGTGTTGtagatttgaatttaatttttggAACTATGTATTAGTTATGAATTCTTGATTTGTATTTAAGTTTTGGTTCTATGTATACTGTAAATTCCGGATTCATTTTCTCGGCAtgaatttgtttttatttttttaaaaaatgtattaGCAACAGTGCAAAATCGGCACTATTGGTACCAATAGCATTGGTTTAAAATTGTCGCTAATGCCCATACCAATCGCGACACCTGAATAGGTGTCAACTACAAAAGTGATGCAAATAGCATAAGTTTCGGTTATGTACCGACGCCAAATCCCTTTTTTAAGTAGTGCTAGTTGATTTTGTACTTTAGTATATTTTGagtatatataaatgtttcagtttttttttttttttttgtgagttggttttttattgattttgggtatatataatttttcttaAGCATATTTTGGATTGATATCTAGTTGTTTTATAATTGAGTATATTTttagtctattttttttttgtatatgttggaTATATTCTTAGTTTATTTCGGGTATAgcttgtgtagagtccaagaactttacttagctaattgtttagtagtattatagtatgtttagtgttatcattgttactttggatttttggttcagaccgggagttatttggacactcatagtagtacttatagattttctaagtttaacctatagtttaagaatattaagtataacctaaggtttgattaatgtgtctgatattaaggaatatattattatattataaggtttagacatcaaccaataggattttaagcacatgttttgaatggtaattaaggattaagtatttttgaggattaaattaaataagggtaaaagtttgaatgtatagggtcagtcagcagctttgagcacgttgagggcttagtcaaggctgtttagtccattcaaacttagctaaaaatgtgtaaactcgtgtttaaatattctgcgtatgccgatatatcgcagctatagggggcgatatgtcgcagcacgtagatacggaaaacacgaatcgatgcacggtcgcctcgggaacaaaggtccaggcgatatatcgcctatagggggcgatatatcgcctccaccagcatgaattcaaatacatttgaattcttttcccttcagccattcaaacgccttcaacagtccagcatcttctgaacgagtcttcagcctctgctgaacgattattcaaatgattttcacttaaaaagccattatttttattcaagtaaaatcaagatattttcattcccaaactctataaataggacctagtacccagccattattcaccatttgctctaagttcagaggctgctagtgttaagtgagtgagagagtgtaaacacttggtttggggaaaaactataagcttaaacatcataagcttatcaaacacttgggaagtaagtgagtgctatagtatttcggtggatgttagattgatcttgcaatctttgaggtaaacccaaaactctagtcctttctgtgttctatgttatttctttctcaaaaccttctactcagtcccctaaccttattcttatttttggttagggaatccaagttcttaagcacttagtggtggtaagcatattttcgtttaatggtttagtcttcctattctctttcatttcatctcctttctttagactcacccttgttcattgtggttttaggagtgttccaaaagtcctaactcagtccattttatcccggtaactttggtaaggaaataggctagaatcaacatgttatgtgattacgttatctatatgttttaggttattaaaagtgttatgatatgtatatgtgtatgtttgtaggcttgggcatatgacccatatgactaacaagaccccaaatgggttatgggcatatgacctacttagctagtaggaccccattaaccccatgggcatatgcttgtttagcctatgggaccccaagtaataatggccattataataagtgtatgttatatgtattgtgttaagtccttatgttttcttatgaaattatgtatgtgactttgtgttagattttccttactgggcattaggctcactcctttctgtttttgtgcaggaaaataagtttagaggtggtaagattcgtgacgcttggaggatgtgtatcgatgatgaatggagtcaaggggccgagcgttatcgattcgaggatgtagtctccttttatgtttttttttatggttttacatgtattttccgcattattatgtaatgtcttttattttaaaccttattttgttttaaagacaatgggatcccaaaatccttcttagtattctgtttctttgtaaataactcttattttcaagttactcaataaattatggtattttcgtaaaatgtaagtttttatgtatagtttcgataatggtccaattagtctagattagtgggtcattacagcttgtgtgtgtaaatatatattcaaaaaatAATGTGTTTTTGATAAGTTTTTCTAAGTTGATTTTTAGTCTATGTGGGTATTACTTTAGTTATTTTGGAAtgtattttagtttattttttacatttaattttttttttgaggttgtttgttttgttatttttttagtttatttttgtttgatttctaattaattttttagttgcAGTTTTGACAATATTATATTACATTGTGTTGATGTCTTATTGATTTTTAGTtgctttctatttttttttttatgccaAAGTTTTGTAATTAAAATACTTTGAAACCaggtaatatattttttttaaaaaaaataataggacggttaaaatataaaaaaaaaaaacaatatatttatgaCCCAAAAAAATAGAAAGTACCTTTTATTAACAATTGAATAAAACATGGACATGTGTGTATTTTTCCTATTTTTGCATTCGTGAAATCCTTTAATTCACTCGcatgtttttaataaaattaaaaagaaaactgtaataattaaaaaaaatattgatataataaaataaaaaaactcttatatatataaaataatattaatgctttaaaaaaagtaaatactttttaaaaaaatctattaTGATGTAAATTCCCCTATTTTTTGCAGTGATTTAGATGAGCTGCTTGTAACATTCATTTGCATACTCCTAGAACATGTTTTCAAGGTTTCAGGTTTGTTGCTAGGGACGGTAATGGAGTTGCCTATTGTTTAGCATGCTAGGTAGAATAGGAATTCTCCTCTGTTGCATGTGATGCTATAGCAGCTAACATGCCCATTCCTtgaaaaaagaaagggaaatttgattaatcatgcttatattagcttaataattaaaatttgaaccaaagttaactacCATATGAAAccaatgctcatctttcatttaataccaaaaatacccttctCATAACAcatttcctctctattctccctcttcctctctacctctcttcaccatacattcttctctcactctctcttcaccataagttttacacacaagatttccatactaaaatcttgcaagaaagatacacattcggacattgaggattgtttgaggagaaacactaagctttgtgttatttttgctcatagtgaagagattaaatgggtaagtgattttctttgatcCTTGTTGTTGCTggttgtttttatggtttagaatgctgtttagatgttggatctgtagtttgttggtattttttgctgttttttgggtgaaaatcatgttctgtgaaaatctgcattttttttttgttccctgagttttttctaaaatgcccgatagtgtccgatagatgCCCGATATgggcacgatagttgttgagtttcaaggttagggacgAAGTtccgatggcaacccgatggttgctcgataggtttggttacccgatggtcataAAGGTCcaatggctacccgatggttgcccgattatTAGTTTGAATCTATACGccctttaagtacgataatggatcgataatAGTCTGATATATGCCCGATTTTTGTTTTTAAGCTACTGCAgacctaatagtacgatggtaAACGATGGTACCCGatattagtgttttaagtgatcaaaaacataaataaacctTTGCCCGATACCGCCTGATATGGCCCGATACTGGTACGATGATAAAAAATGTCGAACTAAATTTCGACATTTTGTTGCCATTTACTGATtattaaaggaaaattaagtcagtaaccacattatcgtaccaaaataaataaacaaaaaactatCAAACATGAATATAGTcactatcgtaccccaatcgtaccataatcgtaccccaatcgtacatgaATATATAGTAActaaataacaacaataaaaccttctatcgtacccatatcgtgctaatgtcgtaccatcatcgtaacTTTATGGCAAAAACTACGGTAGTATACACCATCGTACCCACTAGCGTCCCACTGTCGTACCAGCATCGTACCATTGACAAAGTAAGTTAACATATAGAAACTAACTATTATCGTACTACTATCGTACCTATATCgtcccactacaaattctaaaattacgatgttaatagtaactacttaacaaattatatcgtacccctatcgtgctagtgtcgtaccaccatcgtaccattgacaatataaacagtttataatttgacacttataaatatcgtactaccatcgtacacTCATCGTACCTATATCGTACAACTACTtatagaaacatttaaataaattttcaacattTTTTAATTATGAAGTTATAGAAAACTTACAAAGTCAGAAAGCCATGTCCTCGGAGTATGCAGTTTCAGGAACCAAGCAGCATCATGTGTCCCTGAGAAGCATTCCCTCAGATATTTATTCCCAATAgtgccaagcaaccacttgtgaaAGGTCATAAGTAATTTTCCATCAACAACCCTCAATGGATCCACATTCACTACTGTCTTCATTTTCTTATTCCTTTTCTTTATTGCAGTGTACTCATCGAACCACCtaggcctctttctttctctcctcttctccggTGCTGGTGGAGCTATGTCTAAGAATTGTACCTCAGAATCTTCAGTATCTCCGATTACAATAATTTGCATATCCTCTGGTGTGTGAAAAATGTGATCATCTACATCATCAGGTCTGTAatcgttagggagaatgtcttcatctacaagagactgagggccttcttcagtggactgagggtgtggatctggagctggcctactaagatcttccatcattgtcatcagcttctgcaattgacccaagatctcggactgacctttaataagggcactttgttgcccttcaaccttttccaacctggccaaaatcaTAGAGTAGCTTGGTTGCTCATCTTGGGAGGAGGTGCTGGCATGAGGtgctgatgggggaacctcaggTGCTGGAGGTGGTGAaacctccttaaaaatatttgctgcttctgcttgttcagctaacttttcagcaagcttttcagcctggctctgtaaggcttcctgtgtaggctgtccatcagcacccacctctagttcctctaaccccatgtccacatacaatggggcttcattgtctgtaaggttcctcacatactgttcttcagcaggtcgggcacacaggtaggggtatactgtcaactgccacaaaaaacaatgaatatttagattggaaagtaaaacaatataaaaaataagtaattgtcATCGATGAACAATGGTAacctatcgtaccccaatcgtacctcaatcgtaccatatcgtacccatatcatgcaaatatcgtaccaatatcgtacccataacataacaatatcgtacccgtaagtgagaattacttgctaactatcgtaccatcatcgtactaCATCGTACCATTATCGTACCTATACAACTACTTTAATAAAGAATACATAATACATATCGTACCCCCATCGGACCATCATCGTACCAAATCGTACCCCTTAGCCAGTTTTCAAACAGTtgacaaaaaaccacaaaataaccccacaatcgtactcaaatcgtaccctatcgtattcctatcgtgcagtacccatagaattgcatatctagaacaaaatatagaacattcaaaatatttaaaaagtaaagtaaaagctcacctttttggcaaacaacttaataagttgctctttgtgtatctctactttctccttgctctgccagttgatcattcttggaatgccttggcccaatctcacagcataatcctgacccaactcaatgatggactcaaaagcccaatactgtaatgctgcagcatacccataaatagagtacttggcctccttctgagtctttcctttctcaatcttcttctgtaaatgcttcttcatttctacaaagtctttttgacaagtttgtaacaacttCTAGTATGATATCTTCCCCCACGGGTACTGGAAAAAGAAGTCAACGTCATCTACCATCTTCAGCATGTCAGTCCAAACCATCAACTTCTCCTCACGACCTTTCAAAACACCCTCTACTAATAAACACAAACCCatcttgtacacatcatcaactatttgacaactcTCAAAAGCTCTGCGCAGTTGCCCTATGCTCACTGAGGAATGACCATTGAAGTACTCAAGAATCAACCGATCCGAAGTGTTCTTCGCTTTAATCTCAGCTTCAGACGGTCCAGCCTCGaaatttaaaccagtaactaAAGCGAACTCCAATCGGCTAAATCTACATCGTTTTTTCCCAATATAAAACTGGACTTCGTCAGTCTTCTcccctctgaatttgtgcaacaacagctgatggactaaggcaccagaaaaatttaatggttccgccctgaagaactgtttgaaaggggattccttcaccctatccaataaaccacactgtataaattttgctttaatctttggaaagtaccaactgccgcgccaagtgatacgtcccgtaaaatgttcctctactggaactatcatttgtggaggtcttaagttctgcataaaacaaataaatacccaattaaatagaataacaaaaaaaaaacatcaaattttatattctgcaatctactatcgagcaactatcggacactatcgcaccatatcggacaccaatgaaaaaaaataaaaactggaACTATAACATTATCGTTCACTATCGTACCTCACATCGTACACCATCG contains the following coding sequences:
- the LOC133789816 gene encoding uncharacterized protein LOC133789816, giving the protein MKKHLQKKIEKGKTQKEAKYSIYGYAAALQYWAFESIIELGQDYAVRLGQGIPRMINWQSKEKVEIHKEQLIKLFAKKLTVYPYLCARPAEEQYVRNLTDNEAPLYVDMGLEELEVGADGQPTQEALQSQAEKLAEKLAEQAEAANIFKEVSPPPAPEVPPSAPHASTSSQDEQPSYSMILARLEKVEGQQSALIKGQSEILGQLQKLMTMMEDLSRPAPDPHPQSTEEGPQSLVDEDILPNDYRPDDVDDHIFHTPEDMQIIVIGDTEDSEVQFLDIAPPAPEKRRERKRPRWFDEYTAIKKRNKKMKTVVNVDPLRVVDGKLLMTFHKWLLGTIGNKYLRECFSGTHDAAWFLKLHTPRTWLSDFVSFL